In the genome of Pseudoliparis swirei isolate HS2019 ecotype Mariana Trench chromosome 3, NWPU_hadal_v1, whole genome shotgun sequence, one region contains:
- the LOC130191821 gene encoding cullin-5-like, with protein sequence MATSNLLLKNKGSLQFEDKWELMRPIVLKLLRQESVTKQQWFDLFSDVHAVCLWDDKGPAKIHQALKADILEFIKQAQARVLSHQDDTALLKAYIVEWRKFFTQCDILPKPFCQLEITLMGKQGSNKKSNVEDSLVRKLMLDTWNESIFSNIKNRLQDSAMKLVHAERLGEAFDSQLVIGVRESYVNLCSNPDDKLQIYRDNFEKAYMDSTERFYRTQAPAYLQQNGVQNYMKYADSKLREEEKRALRYLETRRDCNSVQAVSVLQSHSNVLWSVLSLLQSETCVNKMQFLFLYIFLYTFFFFTVFCISFNFMLMHLHFFLYLCVYTCIHLTFIFTFYEKNSLGKYVLVRFLCFRLILEISQLSLVFNHRN encoded by the exons ATGGCGACGTCTAATTTGCTACTAAAG AACAAAGGCTCCCTTCAATTTGAGGACAAATGGGAGCTGATGCGTCCCATAGTGCTGAAGCTGCTGCGGCAGGAGTCCGTCACCAAACAGCAGTGGTTCGACTTGTTCTC AGACGTCCACGCTGTGTGCCTGTGGGATGACAAAGGTCCAGCAAAGATCCACCAGGCCCTCAAAGCGGACATCCTAGAGTTCATCAAACAAGCACAAGCA CGAGTGTTGAGTCACCAGGACGACACGGCGTTGCTGAAGGCCTACATCGTGGAGTGGAGGAAGTTCTTCACGCAGTGTGACATCTTGCCCAAGCCTTTCTGTCAGCTGGAGATTACTCTGATGGGCAAGCAAGGAAGCAACAAGAAGTCCAACGTGGAGGACAGCCTGGTCCGCAAA CTGATGCTGGACACGTGGAACGAGTCCATTTTCTCCAACATCAAAAACAGGCTACAAGATAGTGCCATGAAGCTGGTCCACGCTGAGCGGCTGGGAGAGGCCTTCGACTCCCAGCTGGTCATCGGAGTGAGAGAGTCCTACG TGAACCTGTGCTCCAACCCTGACGACAAGCTGCAGATCTACAGGGACAACTTTGAGAAGGCGTACATGGATTCTACCGAGAGGTTCTACAGGACACAGGCGCCCGCCTACCTCCAGCAGAATGGGGTCCAAAACTACATGAAATAT GCTGATTCGAAgctgagggaagaggagaagcgTGCTCTGCGATACCTGGAGACGAGACGTGACTGTAACTCTGTACAAGCAGTGAGTGTTCTACAGTCACACTCCAATGTTCTATGGAGTGTCCTCTCTCTTTTACAAAGTGAAACTTGTGTTAATAAGAtgcagtttttgtttttatatatttttttatatactttttttttcttcactgtaTTTTGTATTAGTTTTAATTTCATGTTGATgcatttacacttttttttatatttgtgtgtatatacttgTATACATTTGacttttatatttactttttatgaAAAGAACAGTTTAGGGAAATATGTACTAGTGCGTTTCCTTTGTTTCCGACTGATATTAGAAATCTCCCAACTCTCTCTAGTGTTCAACCATAGAAACTAA
- the elmod1 gene encoding ELMO domain-containing protein 1, with product MKHFLRVVTQFFVFLYCKCLWRGLKFVARKFTGHCELQRICSNNKHGARRTLKIESSLRFSKNELLQSALSVHPDKVEKTIDDIMALKRINPDTNPQLGISLQASLMQIVGYRSLVAEVEKLRRESYDCENPEHEDMLMKLWKELRPDTPLTCRISKQWCEIGFQGSDPKTDFRGMGLLGLHNLLYFAEHDKATALQMLHDSLQPKHNEMNTPDWEQKNLEKAIGYSFAIVGINITDLAYSLLVSGALKTHLYNVAPEMPNLQNLQQTFCYLMQEFHRFWVEEDPSDIMEFNRVRSKFHRRILRQLKNPDMALCPHFAASNIHLVNL from the exons ATGAAGCATTTCCTGAG AGTGGTGACCCAGTTCTTCGTGTTCCTCTACTGTAAATGTCTGTGGCGGGGCCTCAAGTTCGTCGCCAGGAAGTTTACGGGCCACTGTGAGCTGCAGCGAATCTGCTCCAACAACAAGCACGGAGCTCGCAGGACACTCAAGATTG AATCGTCTCTGAGGTTCTCCAAGAATGAG CTGCTGCAGTCTGCACTCAGCGTCCACCCTGACAAAGTGGAGAAAAccattgatgacatcatggcgCTGAAGAGGATTAACCCCGACACCAACCCACA gttagGCATCTCTCTCCAGGCCAGCCTTATGCAAATTGTGGGCTACAGGAGTCTGGTGGCGGAGGTGGAGAAGCTGCGCAGGGAGTCTTACGACTGCGAGAACCCCGAGCACGAGGACATGCTGATGAAG ctgtgGAAGGAGCTGCGTCCCGACACCCCTCTCACCTGTCGCATCTCTAAACAGTGGTGTGAAATCGGTTTCCAAGGCAGCGACCCCAAGACTGATTTCAGAGGCATGGGCCTGCTGGGCCTGCACAACCTGCT GTATTTCGCAGAACACGATAAAGCCACTGCTCTGCAGATGCTCCACGACTCCCTGCAACCAAAGCACAA TGAGATGAACACGCCGGATTGGGAACAGAAGAACCTCGAAAAAGCTATTGG ATACTCCTTTGCCATTGTGGGCATCAACATCACAGACCTGGCCTACTCTCTGCTGGTGAGTGGAGCTCTGAAGACACACCTGTACAACGTGGCCCCAGAAATGCCGAATCTGCAGAACCTCCAGCAAACCTTCT GTTACCTGATGCAGGAATTCCACCGCTTCTGGGTCGAGGAGGATCCCAGCGACATCATGGAGTTCAACCGGGTCCGCTCCAAGTTCCACCGGAGGATCCTACGACAGCTGAAGAACCCGGACATGGCTCTGTGCCCCCACTTCGCCGCCTCCAACATCCACCTGGTCAACCTCTAa
- the slc35f2 gene encoding solute carrier family 35 member F2, with protein MEGHEEERLCGKWRLACGLHTYNWRDVFTWRLLKTILMGQVLSLLICGTAVSCKCLMDSGVKTPMLQSFFNYLLLLLVYTTILCTRKGDRNILKILKTKWWKYLVMALADVEANYVVVKAYQFTTLTSIQLLDCFVIPVLMVLSWFFLKTRYRLVHFVAVGMCLLGVGAMVGADILAGREKGSTSDVVLGDGLVLLSAAFYAVSNVCQEYTVKNLSRIEFLGMMGLFGTLLSGIQLAILETHAVAAIKWDFHISMLFVLYGLCMYALYSFMPVVVKMTSATAVNLSLLTADLFSLFCGLFLFHYTFSALYIISFVVITVGFVMFNAVPIYSALPESGSGGDDPAEVLADLPAESSSDRLLSAGRAAPRTETPAAEAEAVLRPETEDGL; from the exons ATGGAAGGGCACGAAGAGGAGAGACTGTGTGGGAAATGGAGGTTGGCCTGCGGTTTACACACTTATAACTGGAGGGATGTCTTCACATG GCGTTTGCTGAAGACCATCCTCATGGGGCAGGTCTTGTCCCTGCTGATCTGTGGCACAGCAGTGAGCTGTAAGTGCCTCATGGATTCCGGGGTGAAGACGCCCATGCTGCAGAGCTTCTTCAActacctcctgctgctcctcgtcTATACGACCATCCTCTGCACGCGCAAAG GTGACAGGAACATCTTGAAAATCTTAAAAACCAAGTGGTGGAAGTATTTGGTGATGGCTCTGGCCGATGTGGAGGCCAACTACGTTGTTGTGAAGGCCTACCAGTTCACCACCCTGACAAGTATACAG CTGCTGGACTGCTTCGTGATCCCGGTGCTGATGGTCCTCTCCTGGTTCTTCCTGAAGACTCGCTACAGGCTGGTCCACTTTGTGGCCGTGGGGATGTGCCTGCTGGGCGTAGGGGCCATGGTGGGAGCCGACATCCTGGCTGGAAGAGAAAAGGGATCCA CCAGTGACGTGGTGCTGGGAGATGGCTTGGTCCTGCTCAGTGCCGCCTTCTACGCGGTGTCCAATGTGTGCCAAGAGTACACGGTGAAGAACTTAAGCCGGATCGAATTCCTGGGCATGATGGGCCTCTTTGGGACCCTCCTCAGCGGCATACAGCT AGCCATCCTGGAAACTCACGCAGTGGCGGCAATTAAATGGGACTTTCACATCT CCATGCTGTTTGTGTTGTACGGCCTGTGCATGTACGCGCTGTACAGCTTCATGCCCGTGGTGGTGAAGATGACCAGCGCCACGGCGGTCAACCTCTCTCTGCTCACCGCCGACCTCTTCAGCCTCTTCTgtggcctcttcctcttccactaCACG TTTTCAGCGCTGTACATCATCTCGTTCGTAGTCATCACCGTGGGCTTCGTCATGTTCAACGCCGTGCCCATTTACTCCGCGTTGCCGGAGTCCGGCTCCGGTGGGGACGACCCCGCCGAGGTGTTGGCCGACCTCCCCGCCGAGAGCTCCTCGGACCGTCTACTGTCTGCGGGCAGAGCCGCTCCGAGGACCGAGACCCCGGCGGCCGAGGCCGAGGCCGTGCTGAGACCGGAGACAGAAGACGGTCTCTAA